One Mangifera indica cultivar Alphonso chromosome 4, CATAS_Mindica_2.1, whole genome shotgun sequence genomic region harbors:
- the LOC123214827 gene encoding cytochrome P450 94A2-like produces MALNLLTSVLLLIITSLVFLLSKTKGSSSSYPSSNVILPKCYPIVGSFFSFQANKNQLLQWVTKILQNIPSATFTLHRLGGQVSIFTANPANVQHILKTNFKNYPKGAGFGTTLSDFLGHGIFNIDGEQWKFQRQISSHEFNTKTLRKFVETVVETELSDRLIPILEKAAADKQVLDFQDVLQRFAFDNICRIAFGYDPEYLLPSFPKAKFAQAFDECVKISSERFQAPLPIIWKAKRLLNIGSERRLKLAISEVKEFSKNIIKEKKQNPDESMDLLTRFLSAGKYDDDFVTDIVISFTLAGRDTTSAALTWFFILISKHPEAEKEILNEIKEKSDTPVYEDIKDMVYTHASLCESMRFYPPVPVDSKVAENDDVLPDGTIVKKGMRVAYHPYAMGRMEKLWGKDWSEFKPERWLKREEDGSWSFVGRDSYTYPVFQAGPRICLGKEMAFLQMKRVVSGVLKRFKVVPVIQETVEPEFVAHLTAKMKGGFPVRIEERNDFKL; encoded by the coding sequence ATGGCGCTTAATCTTCTAACTTCAGTTCTCCTTCTCATAATCACTTCGCTAGTTTTCCTTCTCTCCAAAACAAAGGGTTCATCATCATCGTATCCTTCCAGTAATGTAATTCTTCCAAAATGCTACCCAATAGTGGgctcctttttctcttttcaagcCAACAAAAACCAATTACTCCAGTGGGTAACTAAAATTCTGCAAAATATCCCTTCTGCAACATTTACCTTGCATAGGTTAGGAGGCCAGGTCTCTATCTTCACAGCCAATCCAGCCAATGTCCAGCATATcctcaaaaccaactttaagaatTACCCAAAAGGCGCTGGATTCGGAACAACTCTCTCCGACTTTCTAGGTCACGGTATTTTCAATATTGACGGCGAACAATGGAAATTTCAAAGACAGATTTCAAGTCACGAGTTCAATACCAAAACCCTCCGAAAATTTGTCGAAACCGTCGTTGAAACTGAACTCTCCGATCGCCTTATTCCCATTCTTGAAAAGGCCGCTGCCGATAAACAAGTGCTAGATTTTCAAGATGTTCTTCAACGATTTGcttttgataatatatgcaGGATCGCTTTTGGGTACGATCCTGAATATCTGTTGCCATCTTTTCCCAAAGCCAAGTTCGCTCAAGCTTTTGACGAGTGTGTTAAAATAAGCAGCGAAAGATTTCAAGCGCCTTTACCCATAATCTGGAAGGCTAAACGGCTTCTCAATATTGGCTCCGAAAGGCGTCTAAAACTTGCAATTTCTGAagtgaaagaattttcaaagaacatcataaaagaaaaaaaacaaaacccagACGAGTCCATGGATCTTTTGACACGATTCTTAAGCGCAGGCAAATATGACGATGACTTTGTCACTGATATAGTCATCAGCTTCACACTCGCCGGACGAGACACAACATCTGCTGCTTTGACGTGGTTCTTCATACTGATCTCAAAACATCCTGAAGCCGAAAAAGAAATTCTCAAcgaaatcaaagaaaaatcagaCACGCCAGTATATGAGGACATAAAAGATATGGTGTACACGCACGCATCACTCTGCGAGAGCATGAGATTCTACCCACCGGTACCTGTAGACTCCAAAGTAGCGGAGAACGACGACGTATTGCCAGACGGGACAATTGTGAAGAAAGGCATGCGAGTGGCGTATCATCCATACGCAATGGGGAGAATGGAGAAGCTGTGGGGAAAAGATTGGAGCGAGTTCAAGCCAGAGAGGTGGTTGAAGAGGGAAGAAGATGGCAGTTGGAGCTTTGTTGGAAGGGATTCGTACACATATCCTGTGTTTCAAGCAGGGCCGAGGATATGTTTAGGGAAGGAGATGGCGTTTTTGCAGATGAAGAGAGTAGTAAGTGGGGTGTTGAAGAGGTTCAAGGTGGTGCCGGTGATACAGGAGACTGTTGAGCCAGAGTTTGTGGCGCATTTGACGGCCAAGATGAAAGGTGGGTTTCCGGTCAGGATTGAGGAGAGGAATGACTTCAAATTATAA